A window from Fusarium musae strain F31 chromosome 8, whole genome shotgun sequence encodes these proteins:
- a CDS encoding hypothetical protein (EggNog:ENOG41), with translation MPHLARTKICVYCGAGTGASPAHMEAARALARAMAAKNIDLVYGGGTVGLMGEIAKTLVSLNGPQSVHGIIPEALVKHERAGSHQAQNIPDEAVFGRTTLVKDMHTRKKLMAEEVFAGGPGSGFIGLSGGFGTMEEIFETTTWIQLGIHSRGIVLLNIDGYWNGIIDWLDKAAEEGFVKPGNKGLLAVAETGESAINALREYKVSDSIYQLQWGTQ, from the exons ATGCCTCATCTAGCTCGCACCAAGATTTGTGTGTACTGCGGAGCAGGCACTGGTGCCAGTCCCGCTCACATGGAAGCTGCCCGGGCGCTCGCTCGTGCGATGGCTGCAAAGAACATCGACCTTG TCTACGGCGGTGGAACCGTTGGCCTCATGGGAGAAATCGCCAAGACTTTGGTCTCGCTCAATGGGCCTCAGTCTGTTCATGGCATAATTCCCGAGGCTCTCGTCAAGCACGAACGCGCTGGTTCGCACCAGGCCCAGAACATTCCCGATGAGGCCGTGTTTGGTCGAACTACTCTCGTCAAAGACATGCACACGCGCAAGAAGCTTATGGCTGAAGAAGTCTTTGCAGGCGGTCCTGGTAGTGGTTTTATCGGTCTTAGTGGCGGATTCGGAACCATGGAAGAGATCTTCGAGACGACGACATGGATTCAGCTTGGCATTCACAGTCGGGGCATCGTCCTTCTCAATATCGATGGTTATTGGAATGGAATTATTGACTGGCTGGATAAGGCCGCTGAAGAAGGTTTCGTGAAGCCTGGGAACAAGGGTCTTCTCGCTGTCGCTGAGACTGGTGAAAGCGCAATCAATGCGTTGCGCGAGTACAAGGTGTCGGACTCGATCTACCAGCTCCAGTGGGGAACTCAATAG
- a CDS encoding hypothetical protein (CAZy:GT54) translates to MLIGHNRRLFIVYASLASLWVFSFQICRLYTFSDPSSFFYDSGRAYEARYSAFRQRQADELLDVAEHFPVEKLAKHPLFNNVAEAIPRDLEKRICVGIPSVTREREQFLPRAVASLVNGLSLEQRQAIHIVVLLADDDPVSHPAFGKRWLDRLADEVLVYGNASITDAPKRYRTVASDHSHELSRNDRVHRDYATLMAACQEQKAEYFALVEDDIIAAHNWLRRLSTALDKLERTEDVKNWLYLRLFYSETYMGWNAEEWPTYLINSVWVYCIVLALYLLVVAIETRRRSQTFHPKSTIWALPHLTFWTASFILLYFLAGRLTVNPYPAGVHEMPNYGCCAQGLVIPRQHLDELGVALNTASNAIAGDSLIEYFADSHHLKKYAITPSVLQHVGRLGSSDVGGTRKVTWSFSFEKTSARRPRQ, encoded by the coding sequence ATGCTGATAGGTCATAATCGACGACTCTTCATCGTGTACGCCTCCTTGGCTAGTTTATGGGTCTTTTCGTTCCAGATCTGCAGACTCTACACCTTCTCCGacccttcttccttcttttatGACTCGGGCAGAGCCTACGAGGCGCGATACAGCGCTTTTCGGCAACGTCAAGCTGATGAGCTACTCGATGTTGCCGAACACTTCCCTGTAGAAAAACTGGCGAAACACCCCCTTTTCAACAACGTCGCCGAAGCAATACCCCGAGACTTGGAGAAGCGTATCTGTGTCGGCATACCGAGTGTCACgcgagagcgagagcagTTCCTCCCCAGAGCAGTGGCCTCGCTTGTAAACGGTCTCAGCCTCGAACAGAGACAGGCGATACACATTGTCGTACTACTGGCCGACGATGATCCAGTATCCCACCCTGCCTTTGGGAAACGTTGGCTTGACCGTTTGGCAGATGAGGTCCTCGTCTACGGCAATGCCTCGATAACCGACGCCCCCAAGCGATACCGTACCGTCGCATCGGATCACAGTCATGAACTCTCCCGAAACGACCGAGTCCACCGCGACTACGCTACATTGATGGCAGCCTGCCAAGAACAGAAGGCAGAGTACTTTGCTTTGGTTGAGGACGATATCATTGCTGCGCACAATTGGCTAAGGCGACTATCTACTGCTTTGGACAAGCTCGAACGAACTGAAGACGTAAAGAACTGGCTGTACCTGCGACTGTTCTATTCCGAAACATACATGGGCTGGAACGCAGAGGAGTGGCCGACGTATCTCATCAACTCGGTATGGGTATACTGTATCGTCTTAGCGCTCTACCTCCTGGTAGTGGCTATAGAAACACGACGCAGATCTCAGACCTTCCACCCAAAGTCCACTATCTGGGCCTTGCCACATCTGACATTCTGGACAGCGTCCTTCATCCTCTTATACTTCCTCGCCGGCCGTCTCACAGTCAATCCGTATCCGGCAGGCGTCCATGAGATGCCAAACTACGGGTGTTGTGCACAGGGTCTTGTAATTCCTCGGCAACACCTTGACGAGCTTGGTGTCGCTCTGAACACCGCGTCTAATGCTATTGCTGGGGACTCACTGATAGAGTATTTTGCGGATAGTCACCACTTGAAGAAGTACGCTATCACGCCAAGTGTACTGCAGCATGTTGGAAGGCTGGGATCCTCGGATGTTGGAGGTACTCGCAAGGTGACGTGGAGCTTCAGCTTTGAGAAGACCAGCGCCAGGAGACCACGGCAGTAA
- a CDS encoding hypothetical protein (EggNog:ENOG41) translates to MDTNLEDVQSRVFWDVVRLHLINDTGFNLVPSKQDLPHFLACTFKKQPDTILPGRRSYFEISISGGREGGKEPSSLFFIFLIGDTGKKLAVWVWMHPRQCAAEVKTTVVDNVDGFGMDLLEKLSQDVVTADDVGLAGQLYCQLEYNNEDRRVGRFSRGCDETLEQYWEASAPEAHILIRDFVRSQERLLAAEEDEKSGKVANYMIAAGIGQGVGQSVHENITLAALIQAGIVPSGMTYRDVVGYFLSIKEPAIFEFFRGVIWNDDPACQLFKDDKNNNGNFAFGVEWFFNFSMEWLFAKNNIIWRSHYGDLQFLHAMGTQKGEKPEVTKSKIMRWLEVMYKLSVEDGIYPHDPINRYLGDLFPDNGEPKGTDSLRQLLMGSTPSYTDPIISRRALGSCFHLIQDSYALGHCQRDPINLENKLPKADRRSLFKKVSDFFSPVPPILEPDLVMFPKGTPGRFSHIRNFHCYHGQSKDDHSHYDQVMSRADLEPSDLSSFDCLNGARDAIDKCTRLAQFWNNKTKWDAGVRKFLKDDVFKIQDATDSDTNVDGHLK, encoded by the exons ATGGACACCAACTTGGAAGATGTTCAAAGCCGCGTGTTTTGGGATGTAGTGCGTCTACATCTTATCAACGACACAGGCTTCAATTTGGTTCCATCCAAGCAGGACTTGCCGCATTTTCTTGCTTGCACCTTCAAGAAACAGCCAGATACTATCCTCCCTGGACGCAGAAGTTATTTCGAGATATCCATCTCAGGCGGTAGGGAGGGCGGAAAAGAGCCGTCATCGCTATTTTTCATATTCCTTATTGGAGATACAGGAAAAAAGCTTGCCGTTTGGGTCTGGATGCATCCAAGACAGTGTGCCGCGGAAGTCAAA ACTACCGTAGTCGATAATGTAGACGGTTTTGGAATGGACTTGCTTGAGAAGTTGTCTCAAGATGTCGTGACGGCCGACGATGTTGGATTGGCAGGTCAGCTCTACTGCCAGCTGGAGTACAATAATGAGGACCGTCGAGTTGGG AGGTTCTCTCGTGGATGCGATGAGACTCTTGAACAATACTGGGAGGCCAGTGCACCTGAAGCCCATATCCTGATCCGTGACTTTGTGCGATCTCAGGAACGTCTTCTTGCCGCcgaggaggacgagaagaGTGGCAAAGTGGCAAACTATATGATTGCAGCCGGAATAGGGCAAGGCGTGGGACAATCAGTCCATGAGAACATCACCCTTGCCGCCCTCATCCAAGCAGGGATTGTCCCTTCTGGAATGACTTACCGTGACGTCGTGGGCTACTTTCTAAGTATCAAAGAGCCAGCCATCTTCGAATTCTTCCGGGGGGTGATCTGGAACGACGACCCGGCATGCCAGCTTTTTAAAGatgacaagaacaacaatGGCAACTTCGCATTCGGTGTTGAATGGTTCTTCAACTTTTCCATGGAGTGGCTGTTCGCGAAGAACAATATCATTTGGCGCTCTCACTATGGAGACCTCCAATTCCTCCATGCCATGGGAACGCAGAAGGGGGAAAAGCCGGAAGTTACCAAGAGTAAGATCATGCGATGGTTGGAGGTCATGTACAAGCTTTCGGTGGAGGACGGAATCTACCCTCATGACCCGATCAATCGGTACTTGGGCGATTTGTTCCCCGACAATGGTGAGCCCAAGGGTACTGACAGCCTGCGCCAGCTTTTGATGGGCTCAACTCCGTCGTACACGGACCCCATCATCAGTCGCAGAGCATTGGGAAGTtgcttccatctcatccaggATTCCTACGCCCTGGGCCACTGTCAGAGAGACCCGATCAACCTCGAAAACAAGCTTCCAAAGGCAGATCGCAGATCATTGTTTAAAAAGGTGTCGGACTTTTTTTCGCCGGTACCGCCGATTCTGGAACCAGATCTag TTATGTTTCCAAAGGGAACCCCTGGGCGTTTCTCTCACATCCGAAACTTTCACTGCTACCACGGACAGTCTAAAGACGATCACAGTCATTACGATCAAGTTATGAGCAGAGCTGATCTCGAGCCTTCTGATCTCTCAAGCTTTGACTGCTTGAACGGAGCAAGAGATGCCATCGACAAATGTACCAGGCTCGCACAGTTCTGGAACAACAAGACTAAATGGGACGCCGGAGTTCGTAAATTCTTAAAAGATGATGTTTTCAAGATACAAGATGCGACTGACAGTGACACCAACGTCGACGGTCACTTGAAGTGA
- a CDS encoding hypothetical protein (EggNog:ENOG41), which yields MPPTQMARKACDVCYRKRIRCDGQKPRCSHCILYKSDCTFQATSRKAANRKRPDGTAAALQSQVQSLETSLDEAQQRIKELEERLTQKSSRQSDQPQLGEYDVSYSGGGSLELGLELPPQHEVLSGVNKFLATFNAILPLFHPQRLLSRVNAWYEQPDQRDTSTWAAINVVLSLAYRHIPDEEKPTNYSTLHFMNKAQSVLNDIMLGDSSLLDVQTIVGMVVLLQATSDLKPASALIPIALRLAHGLGLHTRSSSEHLSASEALERDRVFWIAYILDRDISMRTKLPPIQNQKDISIDWPSATPTDGAGMLYTANILSSFNFFSSRVQLAHIQGQVYEAMLSKSPTASDVYVRLDNVTRIHQMLDDWLARIPLEFSSSAITQSGNANLQRAFGVLYSSHLTCRSVVCKAHAMEAQWIPSLQDFGRKAIEQGVVAAPRLPVGWHKLVHESREYIELFVAIDRKDPAFIW from the exons ATGCCGCCAACACAGATGGCTAGAAAG GCATGCGACGTCTGCTACCGCAAGCGGATTCGGTGCGACGGCCAAAAGCCTCGATGTTCTCACTGCATTCTGTACAAATCTGACTGCACATTTCAAGCTACCAGCCGAAAAGCCGCAAATAGAAAGCGACCTGATGGCACCGCCGCAGCTTTGCAGTCTCAGGTGCAATCGCTTGAGACGAgtcttgatgaagctcagcaaagaataaaggagcttgaagaaAGATTGACACAGAAAAGCAGTAGGCAAAGTGATCAGCCCCAGCTGGGTGAATATGACGTCAGCTACTCTGGAGGGGGTTCTCTTGAGTTGGGCCTCGAGTTGCCTCCTCAGCACGAGGTCTTATCCGGAGTCAACAAGTTCCTTGCGACCTTCAACGCTATCCTACCCCTCTTTCATCCACAGAGACTTCTATCTCGGGTCAATGCATGGTACGAGCAACCCGATCAGAGAGATACCTCGACTTGGGCGGCCATCAACGTGGTTCTCTCCCTCGCCTATCGCCATATcccagatgaggagaagccaACTAATTACAGTACCTTGCACTTCATGAACAAAGCTCAATCAGTTCTTAATGACATAATGCTGGGTGATTCAAGTCTCCTAGACGTCCAAACAATTGTCGGAATGGTCGTGTTGTTACAGGCGACATCTGACTTGAAACCAGCTTCGGCTCTGATACCCATTGCTTTGCGTCTTGCTCATGGACTGGGACTACATACTAGATCGAGCTCAGAGCATCTAAGTGCTTCCGAAGCCCTGGAGCGAGATCGAGTCTTCTGGATTGCTTACATCCTCGATCGAGACATATCGATGCGCACAAAGCTACCTCCTATTCAGAATCAAAAAGACATCAGCATTGATTGGCCATCGGCTACACCTACTGACGGAGCTGGTATGCTATACACGGCTAATATTTTATccagcttcaacttcttttcATCACGTGTGCAGCTTGCGCATatccaaggccaagtctATGAAGCAATGCTATCCAAATCTCCCACCGCATCAGACGTCTACGTCCGTCTTGATAATGTGACTCGAATACACCAGATGCTAGATGATTGGCTTGCCCGTATACCTTTGGAGTTTTCTTCCAGTGCCATTACTCAAAGTGGGAACGCGAATCTACAGAGGGCCTTTGGTGTTTTGTACTCAAGCCATCTTACTTGTCGAAGTGTCGTCTGCAAGGCTCATGCCATGGAAGCGCAGTGGATACCAAGTCTCCAAGATTTTGGAAGAAAGGCAATTGAGCAAGGGGTAGTTGCAGCTCCACGGTTACCAGTGGGTTGGCATAAGCTTGTTCACGAGTCTCGCGAGTACATCGAATTGTTCGTAGCGATTGATCGAAAAGATCCTGCATTCATCTGGTAA
- a CDS encoding hypothetical protein (EggNog:ENOG41), whose amino-acid sequence MSSDNSTSTKEKEPEKGLFRYWKPSTTSQPPPDGGLTAWLQVLGSFLINLNNFGLANSFGVFQTYCETTLLRTHSSSAISWIGTLQVSLILIVGVISGPLFDQGYFYPILVASSLMLTFALMMLSLSTQYYQVMLTWGVLGGICTGLLYIPSVAMIPLYFRTRRGLALGCATAGGSFGGIIYPIVVRRLLDSGGFGWACRAIGFITLFTLTIAAILVKPSTQAVKKPTRQLFDKSIIKDKAFIFFTLASFCIWLGFLVPYILTPSFGLLGLDHPVSEDLSYYMLSVLNAAQALGRILPAAIVDKKILGAESILMFNVAVSGILALCWIGVHNLGGFTVFLILYGFFSGAVTTLPAFIIPYLCPSLAVIGTRMGIVYGAAGFGALIGPPIALAADEAHGGQHNRAFLGAQIWNGVTILFASCLCVYPLWEARKRRHMKEMADAKAKQDSNSA is encoded by the coding sequence ATGTCTTCTGATAACTCAACTTCGACAAAGGAAAAAGAGCCTGAAAAAGGACTCTTTCGATACTGGAAACCATCTACAACGAGTCAACCTCCTCCTGATGGAGGTCTAACAGCATGGCTCCAAGTCCTCGGCTCGTTCcttatcaacctcaacaattTCGGTTTGGCAAACAGCTTCGGCGTGTTCCAAACATACTGCGAAACGACCCTTCTTCGAACACACTCCTCGTCTGCAATATCATGGATCGGTACACTCCAAGTCTCCcttatcctcatcgtcggtgTCATCTCCGGTCCGCTCTTTGACCAAGGATACTTCTATCCCATCCTCGTCGCCTCCAGTCTCATGCTCACCTTTGCCCTTATGATGCTGAGTCTATCGACGCAATACTATCAAGTCATGCTGACGTGGGGTGTTCTTGGAGGCATATGTACTGGGCTGTTGTACATCCCTAGCGTTGCTATGATCCCTCTTTACTTCAGGACGCGTCGTGGTCTGGCTCTTGGCTGTGCTACGGCGGGAGGCTCTTTCGGCGGTATCATTTACCCCATTGTAGTCCGTCGTTTGCTGGACTCTGGTGGCTTTGGGTGGGCTTGCCGGGCGATTGGTTTCATTACTCTCTTCACGTTGACAATCGCGGCAATCCTCGTCAAGCCCAGTACACAAGCAGTGAAGAAGCCAACGCGACAACTCTTCGACAAGTCGATCATCAAAGATAAAGCCTTCATTTTCTTCACGTTGGCATCTTTCTGTATATGGTTGGGCTTCCTCGTGCCATACATTCTCACCCCCTCGTTTGGTCTGTTGGGCCTTGACCATCCCGTCTCGGAAGATCTTTCATATTACATGTTGTCTGTCCTCAACGCCGCCCAAGCTTTGGGTAGAATCCTACCTGCAGCCATAGTGGATAAGAAGATCTTGGGAGCGGAGTCTATTCTCATGTTTAACGTCGCGGTATCTGGTATCCTTGCCCTGTGCTGGATCGGGGTCCATAACCTGGGTGGCTTCactgtcttcctcatcttatatggcttcttctctggTGCAGTCACGACCTTGCCCGCGTTCATCATCCCTTACCTATGTCCATCACTGGCTGTCATCGGTACTAGAATGGGGATTGTGTATGGTGCGGCAGGATTTGGAGCATTGATCGGGCCTCCGATTGCACTGGCAGCTGACGAGGCTCACGGTGGTCAGCATAACCGTGCATTTCTGGGCGCGCAGATTTGGAATGGCGTGACCATTCTTTTCGCGTCCTGTCTTTGCGTATATCCTCTCTGGGAGGCTAGGAAGCGACGGCACATGAAGGAGATGGCTGATGCCAAGGCAAAGCAGGACAGTAACAGTGCTTAG
- a CDS encoding hypothetical protein (MEROPS:MER0016991): MTVCFAAGNDGDEPTRLGHIGAQAAAKNCIAVGSCDNQRKAKDKMFEAFDADGVVEGNPNNISHFSSRGPTLERRIKPDVVAPGAMILSAMSRDAKPDDRFGRSSDPAWMFLSGTSMATPLVAGCVAVLRETLQKDGVASPSAALLKALLVNGAVNTGKKAEAQGFGRVDLANSIILKGITTNKGYLEGELVDNDDEDEFIKTLNLGDLLMPDGPDSETVTLKVTMVYSDLPGAALQNNINLQVAVGDAPSRFGNLGDRPDDVSNVEQVIWSGIPAERDTKITLSVTEPRTLLGHKQAFALVWSVI; encoded by the coding sequence CTGGTAACGACGGAGATGAGCCTACTCGTCTTGGCCACATTGGTGCACAAGCAGCGGCCAAGAACTGCATCGCTGTTGGATCATGCGATAATCAGCGCAAAGCCAAGGACAAAATGTTCGAGGCCTTCGACGCCGATGGAGTTGTCGAGGGCAATCCCAATAACATCTCCCATTTCAGTAGTCGTGGGCCAACACTAGAGAGACGTATCAAACCTGATGTCGTAGCTCCAGGTGCCATGATTCTGTCGGCAATGTCGAGAGATGCAAAGCCGGATGACAGATTCGGTCGTTCAAGTGACCCTGCGTGGATGTTTCTTTCGGGCACTAGCATGGCTACTCCGCTTGTCGCAGGCTGTGTTGCCGTTCTCCGCGAGACACTGCAAAAGGACGGTGTAGCCTCTCCAAGTGCCGCTCTGCTCAAAGCTTTGCTTGTCAACGGTGCTGTTAACACGGGCAAGAAAGCTGAAGCCCAGGGCTTCGGCCGCGTTGACCTCGCCAactccatcatcctcaaagGCATAACTACCAACAAGGGCTACCTTGAGGGGGAGCTTGTCGAtaatgatgacgaagatgagttTATTAAAACACTCAACCTTGGAGACCTTCTCATGCCTGATGGGCCAGACTCGGAAACTGTTACATTAAAGGTCACTATGGTGTACTCCGATCTTCCTGGTGCTGCTCTGCAGAACAACATCAATCTTCaggttgctgttggtgatgcgCCGAGTAGATTCGGAAACTTAGGTGATAGACCTGATGATGTGAGCAACGTGGAGCAGGTTATTTGGAGTGGTATACCTGCTGAGAGGGACACTAAGATCACGCTTAGTGTCACTGAGCCGAGGACTCTGCTTGGGCATAAGCAAGCTTTTGCTCTGGTTTGGAGTGTGATTTGA
- a CDS encoding hypothetical protein (EggNog:ENOG41) — translation MEHKSYFSYPITQPVPFQWFTPVAVIGGIVFIALFTLMNFASSSYELIVKNSLDPNATVARRGLLHRYPSFLTTKVQPKCQPVTLPVNSDFFTNNAALTYTLTSVWERGKEGQRVTSPALTYHRNILQNCSFHSVEIDFDSLDRAGKQIGFCEWGAVLRSYITCKTDTPAGEVFFNMTQTYDYVPDTISFDSLHKFQRTGFLSRNRTTQASLWWGESLMPTFWGEVTLMLHNQRGAIKEDDDKIGLNKGTVSFTINDTYSNIEDPGVFSLDYRFYGSKIYEAACCPNLPLPLTANALDRSDTYPNVWLEADSLAKAAYSTILVDLGQKAAPKSNILTDAKLLTRYTENLSTTRMANLRSGPANDSYSALQKTTGQLGIIPSLSSLRRTSVRSRGSSRQGILSLLSL, via the coding sequence ATGGAGCATAAGTCATATTTTAGCTACCCCATTACTCAGCCCGTTCCCTTCCAATGGTTCACGCCAGTCGCTGTCATCGGGGGTATCGTGTTCATCGCGCTCTTCACTTTGATGAACTTTGCCTCTAGTAGCTATGAACTCATCGTGAAGAACTCCTTGGACCCCAATGCGACTGTTGCCAGGCGAGGTTTGCTGCATCGCTACCCATCTTTCCTGACCACAAAAGTCCAGCCCAAATGCCAGCCCGTCACGTTGCCAGTAAACAGCGATTTCTTCACCAACAACGCGGCTCTGACGTACACGTTGACAAGTGTTTGGGAGAGAGGGAAAGAAGGTCAGCGAGTCACTTCGCCGGCTCTAACCTATCACCGGAACATTCTGCAGAACTGCTCTTTCCATTCTGTGGAAATCGACTTTGATTCGCTAGACAGAGCCGGAAAACAGATTGGCTTTTGCGAATGGGGCGCCGTGCTGCGGTCGTACATTACATGCAAGACTGATACACCAGCTGGAGAAGTCTTCTTCAATATGACACAGACCTACGACTACGTTCCTGACACCATTTCCTTCGACAGTCTGCACAAGTTCCAACGGACAGGTTTCCTGAGTCGTAACAGGACAACTCAAGCTAGCCTCTGGTGGGGCGAGTCATTAATGCCTACATTCTGGGGAGAGGTCACACTGATGCTGCATAATCAGAGGGGCGCTATCAAAGAAGACGATGACAAGATAGGACTCAACAAGGGGACTGTTTCTTTCACGATCAATGATACATACTCTAATATCGAGGACCCCGGCGTCTTCAGCCTCGACTACCGATTCTACGGCAGTAAGATCTACGAAGCAGCCTGCTGCCCCAATTTACCACTCCCTTTAACAGCAAATGCCCTAGATAGGAGCGATACTTATCCAAACGTTTGGTTAGAAGCAGACTCGCTGGCAAAAGCGGCGTACTCGACAATCctcgttgatcttggccaGAAAGCAGCCCCCAAGTCCAACATCCTTACCGATGCAAAGTTGCTGACGCGTTACACGGAGAACTTGTCAACGACCCGCATGGCGAATCTGAGATCAGGTCCAGCGAATGACAGTTACAGCGCATTGCAGAAAACGACGGGCCAATTGGGTATTATACCGTCTCTGTCATCGCTACGACGTACATCGGTCAGGTCCCGAGGCTCAAGCCGGCAGGGAATCTTATCGTTGCTATCATTGTAG
- a CDS encoding hypothetical protein (EggNog:ENOG41) has translation MAPLPLPGFSSFTKSWHSEPYPFISPTRPELSAAGKNVVITGGGTGIGQATGIAFAQAGAKSVAIVGRRLECLETSAKDIQAANPLTQVLFETGDVTKLESISTALNNIVDKLGKIDIFIANAGMLPKAGPVHGYDEAQFRQGLEINVIGVFNSLQAFLPLAAQGAKVIYVGSGIGHWAPMAEVPGVFSYAAAKAAALKMVDYFAFENPHIDIVSIQPGIIATGINPDLSVGFDTVELPAHFMVWLASEEAGFLKGKFVWANWDAQELLARAKEIESTMRFRVTLNGVHM, from the exons ATGGCACCTCTCCCACTACCAGGCTTCTCATCATTCACCAAGTCATGGCACTCTGAGCCATATCCATtcatctcaccaacaagaccGGAGCTCTCCGCTGCTGGCAAGAACGTTGTTATCACTGGTGGAGGCACTGGAATTGGTCAAGCTACTGGCATTGCCTTTGCCCAAGCTGGCGCTAAATCCGTCGCCATTGTCGGTCGGAGACTTGAATGTCTGGAAACTTCAGCAAAGGATATTCAAGCTGCCAACCCCTTGACCCAGGTCCTGTTCGAGACCGGAGATGTCACTAAACTTGAGTCCATAAGCACCGCGCTCAATAACATCGTtgacaaacttggcaaaATTGACATTTTCATCGCCAACGCAGGAATGTTACCAAAGGCTGGTCCGGTACACGGCTATGATGAAGCTCAGTTCCGTCAAGGTCTCGAGATCAATGTCATTGGGGTCTTCAACTCTCTTCAAGCATTCCTCCCCCTCGCAGCCCAAGGTGCAAAGGTCATCTACGTCGGCTCTGGCATAGGTCACTGGGCCCCAATGGCAGAAGTCCCTGGCGTGTTTAGTTACGCCGCAGCCAAGGCAGCGGCTCTGAAGATGGTTGACTACTTCGCGTTCGAGAACCCGCACATCGATATCGTCAGCATTCAACCTGGGATCATTGCAACAGGAATCAATCCCGATTTGAGTGTTGGTTTCGATACAG TGGAGTTGCCAGCTCATTTTATGGTATGGCTTGCGTCAGAGGAAGCTGGGTTCTTGAAGGGCAAGTTCGTCTGGGCAAACTGGGACGCTCAAGAGCTTTTGGCGCGAGCAAAAGAGATCGAGTCGACTATGCGCTTCAGAGTCACTTTAAATGGGGTTCATATGTAG